In the genome of Coturnix japonica isolate 7356 chromosome Z, Coturnix japonica 2.1, whole genome shotgun sequence, one region contains:
- the SREK1IP1 gene encoding protein SREK1IP1 isoform X1: MLLMLRKGCRGGTHRPSPTLTTLPLYPRYCPQPAAILGASTQYNVAGGRCDCSELWEKELLLRWGNHSVNSFRKDVKAFPDTSARFSSPRLGTEHPVLPASGAARECSGQILPAGTGAALFLGPAVWRTPWLCRVQIRITSEQDARNVATVSLYTGHLTFECRNFLRVDPQRDIVLDVSSTSSEDSEEEELQRLQAMREKKNLSEEEEKRKQKRKSKEKTKLKRPRKRSSSSSTAEEAGPKSKKQKSHKKERKKEKKNKSKKSKHHKKEKKKRRKEKSSSSDSSDSSSSD; the protein is encoded by the exons ATGTTGCTCATGCTGAGGAAGGGGTGTCGTGGCGGAACGCACCGCCCGAGCCCAACGCTAACAACACTGCCTCTCTACCCGCGCTACTGCCCGCAgcccgccgccatcttgggcgCCTCTACACAGTACAATGTGGCGGGGGGAAGGTGTgactgctcagagctgtgggagaaAGAATTGCTCCTCCGATGGGGGAATCACTCAGTGAATTCTTTCCGAAAGGATGTGAAGGCTTTTCCAGACACCTCCGCTCGCTTCTCGTCGCCCCGGCTCGGTACTGAGCACCCCGTCCTCCCCGCGAGTGGCGCGGCCCGAGAGTGCTCCGGCCAAATCCTTCCGGCGGGGACAGGCGCTGCGTTGTTCCTGGGCCCGGCTGTGTGGAGGACGCCATGGCTCTGCCGG gtgCAAATAAGGATAACATCAGAGCAGGATGCAAGAAATGTGGCTACCGTAAGTCTATATA cTGGTCATCTGACATTCGAATGCCGAAACTTTCTTCGAGTGGATCCTCAAAGAGATATTGTTTTAGATGTTAGCAGCACAAGCAGTGAAGACAGTGAGGAAGAAGAGTTACAGAGACTGCAGGCCATGCGTGAAAAGAAAA ATTTAagtgaggaggaagagaaaaggaaacaaaaaagaaaaagtaaagaaaaaacaaaactaaagagACCAAGGAAAAG atCTTCCTCATCAAGTACTGCTGAAGAGGCTGGACCAAagtcaaaaaaacaaaaatcacataaaaaggaaaggaaaaaggaaaagaagaataaatctaagaaaagcaagcatcacaagaaggaaaagaagaagagacGAAAGGAAAAGAGTTCATCTTCAGATAGTTCAGACAGTTCTAGTAGTGACTAA
- the SREK1IP1 gene encoding protein SREK1IP1 isoform X2, which translates to MALPGANKDNIRAGCKKCGYPGHLTFECRNFLRVDPQRDIVLDVSSTSSEDSEEEELQRLQAMREKKNLSEEEEKRKQKRKSKEKTKLKRPRKRSSSSSTAEEAGPKSKKQKSHKKERKKEKKNKSKKSKHHKKEKKKRRKEKSSSSDSSDSSSSD; encoded by the exons ATGGCTCTGCCGG gtgCAAATAAGGATAACATCAGAGCAGGATGCAAGAAATGTGGCTACC cTGGTCATCTGACATTCGAATGCCGAAACTTTCTTCGAGTGGATCCTCAAAGAGATATTGTTTTAGATGTTAGCAGCACAAGCAGTGAAGACAGTGAGGAAGAAGAGTTACAGAGACTGCAGGCCATGCGTGAAAAGAAAA ATTTAagtgaggaggaagagaaaaggaaacaaaaaagaaaaagtaaagaaaaaacaaaactaaagagACCAAGGAAAAG atCTTCCTCATCAAGTACTGCTGAAGAGGCTGGACCAAagtcaaaaaaacaaaaatcacataaaaaggaaaggaaaaaggaaaagaagaataaatctaagaaaagcaagcatcacaagaaggaaaagaagaagagacGAAAGGAAAAGAGTTCATCTTCAGATAGTTCAGACAGTTCTAGTAGTGACTAA
- the LOC107306035 gene encoding spliceosome-associated protein CWC27 homolog — translation MSNIYIQEPPTNGKVLLRTTAGDIDIELWSKEAPKACRNFIQLCMEEYYNNTIFHRVVPGFIVQGGDPTGTGSGGDSIYGAPFKDEFHSRLRFNRRGLVAMANAGPHDNGSQFFFTLGRADELNNKHTIFGKVTGDTIYNMLRLAEVEVDKEERPLSPHKIRSSEVLFNPFDDIVPRPNRRLKKDKPEEEDKKPKVKGTKNFNLLSFGEEAEEEEEEVNRVSQSMKGKSKSSHDLLKDDPRLSSVPAVKSDATNEESYLSEEEDENDEDVDSVEGEAASNERFQMKERIAKKLKIDTSETVKPPLQEQETKMEKKTTSRRKDIKTLERVQRMATKLVRCLKHGFYEEQLRKLELVCGRGVLGGTLQLTTTIWNCGEVAFGHFSQGTCDRMRNNGFKLYQVRFRVGIM, via the exons ATGAGCAACATCTACATCCAGGAGCCCCCCACCAACGGCAAG GTCTTGCTGAGAACTACAGCAGGAGATATCGATATAGAATTGTGGTCAAAAGAAGCACCAAAAGCATGTCGAAATTTTATCCAGCTTTGTATGGAAG agTATTACAATAATACAATATTTCACAGAGTTGTGCCAGGTTTTATAGTGCAGGGAGGTGATCCCACTGGTACTGGGTCAGGTGGAGATTCAATCTATGGAGCTCCCTTCAAG gATGAGTTCCATTCACGATTGCGATTTAATCGAAGAGGACTTGTTGCTATGGCAAATGCAGGACCCCATGATAATGGCAGTcagtttttttttacattggGCCGTGCAGATGAGCTTAATAACAAGCACACGATCTTTGGAAAG GTTACAGGAGATACAATATATAACATGTTGCGGCTAGCTGAAGTGGAAGttgacaaagaagaaagaccACTCAGTCCGCATAAGATAAGAAGTAGTGAG gttttgTTTAATCCATTTGATGATATTGTTCCAAGACCAAATAGAAGGCTGAAGAAGGACAAACCagaagaagaagataaaaagccCAAAGTAAAAGGCACAAA aaattttaatctgctttcatttggggaagaagctgaagaagaagaggaggaggtcAACAGAGTTAGTCAG agcaTGAAGGGAAAGAGTAAGAGTAGTCATGATCTACTGAAGGATGATCCACGTTTGAGCTCAGTTCCTGCTGTCAAAAG tgatgCAACAAATGAAGAGAGCTATTTGAGTGAG gaggaagatgaaaatgatGAAGATGTTGACAGCGTAGAAGGTGAAGCTGCTAGCAATGAGagatttcaaatgaaagaacGCATTGCAAAAAAGTTGAAAATTGATACAAGTGAAACTGTTAAACCTCCCCTTCAAGAGCAAGAGActaagatggaaaagaaaaccaccagTCGCAG GAAAGACATTAAGACCTtggagcgtgtccagagaatggcaacaaagctggtgaggtgTTTAAAGCATGGGTTTTATGAGGAGCAACTGAGAAAACTGGAATTAGTTTGTGGAAGAGGAGTCTTAGGGGGGACCTTACAACTCACTACAACTATCTGGAACTGTGGCGAAGTGGCATTTGGCCACTTTTCTCAGGGAACTTGTGATAGGATGAGAAATAATGGCTTTAAGTTATACCAGGTGAGGTTCAGGGTGGGTATtatgtaa